In Microbacterium lushaniae, the following are encoded in one genomic region:
- a CDS encoding ABC transporter ATP-binding protein, translated as MAAQLTLHDLNLRFGGITVLEDVSFQVEPGQILGLVGPNGAGKTSLFNCISGHYRPTSGTIAIDGNAVEGNAPATLAAHGLARTFQHPALQLEATVLENVLLGAHTRLPGGPLQWGMRLPRTVRGERARRAEAVELLERHGLGWATKMRADELSHGLHKGVELCRALLSRPSLLLLDEPAAGLPHAEVEHLITTVRRIRDEDDITVIVVEHNMGLISALTDRVVVLDHGRKLMEGTAAQAQSDPRVIEAYLGKDATDDAA; from the coding sequence ATGGCGGCGCAACTGACCCTGCACGACCTGAATCTGCGGTTCGGTGGAATCACAGTGCTGGAGGACGTGTCCTTCCAGGTCGAGCCCGGGCAGATCCTCGGACTGGTCGGGCCCAACGGCGCGGGCAAGACCTCCCTCTTCAACTGCATCAGCGGGCACTACCGACCGACGTCCGGCACCATCGCGATCGACGGCAACGCCGTGGAAGGCAACGCGCCCGCGACCCTGGCCGCGCACGGACTGGCCCGGACGTTCCAGCATCCCGCGCTGCAGCTGGAGGCCACCGTGCTGGAGAACGTCCTGCTCGGTGCGCACACGCGTCTGCCCGGTGGACCCCTGCAGTGGGGCATGCGGCTGCCGCGCACCGTGCGCGGCGAGCGTGCGCGCCGCGCCGAAGCGGTCGAGCTTCTGGAGCGTCATGGCCTGGGCTGGGCGACCAAGATGCGCGCGGACGAGCTCTCCCACGGGCTGCACAAGGGCGTCGAGCTGTGTCGCGCGCTGCTGTCGCGGCCTTCACTGCTGCTGCTGGATGAGCCGGCTGCCGGCTTGCCGCACGCCGAGGTCGAGCACCTCATCACGACGGTGCGCCGCATCCGCGACGAGGACGACATCACCGTGATCGTCGTCGAGCACAATATGGGACTCATCTCCGCGCTGACCGACCGCGTCGTCGTGCTCGACCACGGGCGCAAGCTGATGGAGGGCACGGCCGCGCAGGCGCAGTCGGACCCGCGGGTGATCGAGGCGTACCTCGGGAAGGACGCGACCGATGACGCTGCTTGA
- a CDS encoding NAD(P)-binding domain-containing protein — MTKIAVIGLGEAGTLYARGLRASGAEVRGYDPHVRADDAVAQYDEPADAVTGADVVLSLVWARTAVAAAERVIPLLPRGAVYADLNTAAPEVKERVAAIGDAHGVAVADVAVLAPVPRAGERTALLASGAGASLFADFLRPLGAPVEVLDAPAGDAAKRKLLRSVFMKGLAALVIEGLEAARATGTEEWLREQMAREFGPGGAAKVDHLVTGTHRHIERREQEVRDALAILEAEGRHADITRATLAWYDRILAER; from the coding sequence ATGACGAAGATCGCGGTCATCGGACTGGGTGAGGCGGGCACCCTGTATGCCCGTGGCCTGCGCGCATCCGGCGCCGAGGTGCGCGGATACGATCCGCACGTGCGGGCAGACGACGCCGTCGCGCAGTACGACGAACCGGCCGACGCCGTCACCGGCGCGGATGTGGTGTTGAGCCTGGTGTGGGCCCGCACCGCGGTCGCCGCTGCCGAGCGCGTCATCCCGCTCCTGCCGCGCGGCGCCGTCTACGCGGACCTGAACACTGCGGCTCCGGAGGTGAAGGAACGCGTCGCAGCCATCGGCGACGCACACGGCGTGGCCGTGGCCGACGTCGCGGTGCTCGCACCGGTGCCGCGGGCCGGCGAGCGCACGGCGCTGCTGGCCAGCGGTGCCGGCGCTTCCCTCTTCGCGGACTTCCTGCGGCCGCTGGGGGCACCCGTGGAGGTGCTGGATGCACCGGCCGGTGACGCCGCCAAGCGCAAACTCCTGCGCAGCGTCTTCATGAAAGGGCTCGCGGCGCTCGTGATCGAAGGGCTGGAGGCTGCGCGCGCCACGGGCACGGAGGAGTGGCTGCGCGAGCAGATGGCGCGGGAGTTCGGGCCCGGCGGGGCGGCGAAGGTCGATCACCTGGTGACGGGCACCCACCGCCACATCGAGCGGCGCGAGCAGGAGGTGCGTGACGCCCTGGCCATCCTGGAGGCGGAGGGCCGGCACGCCGACATCACGCGGGCGACGCTGGCGTGGTACGACCGGATTCTCGCGGAGCGCTGA
- a CDS encoding AMP-binding protein — protein sequence MRAPYSDLWQAVARAVPERIAMITAAGEEWTYARLTADAAAFAATLRRHGVSRGERVAILLYNRPEFLVTFFACLAIGATPTPMNFRFRAGEVRELLDDSDAAALVFPTSAAGTVAGALGEAARTPLAVHVPDTDEEEVVPGISWQEAVAAPGELPASAPDDGELWIYTGGTTGRPKAVRWNVGDMFAAQLTPTYAMAGLPFPATLEEAVAIAVDAATPRVVNLPLVPFMHGTALTTSMNTFSLGGTVLTTSSAAFDPDAALDLAAAHGANRLIVAGDAVALPLVAAAERRSIRLPALRVVQSSGMRFSAAAKRGLHAIAPVTIFDMLASTEGGLFALTTTTGPQDLPGRPRLVPTATVRDAEGREVQDSPGAVGVLAQRGALPLGYHGDEEKTRAGFPVIDGVRHVVPGDWVRVLEDRHIELLGRGSGVINTGGEKVYPQEVEEALLAHPGVGDAAVVGVPDDRFGEIVTAVVTRRDPGLTASALMEHVGSALAGYKKPRHIVFRGSLERTPTGKIVLDRLREEVIADRAHRAADGDTSAAEGSLSAPRESGRTTPASPA from the coding sequence ATGCGCGCACCGTACTCCGACCTGTGGCAGGCCGTGGCCCGCGCTGTGCCCGAGCGCATCGCCATGATCACCGCCGCCGGGGAGGAGTGGACGTACGCGCGCCTGACGGCGGACGCGGCGGCCTTCGCCGCAACGCTGCGCCGGCACGGGGTGAGCCGCGGTGAGCGCGTGGCCATCCTGCTGTACAACCGTCCGGAGTTCCTCGTCACGTTCTTCGCGTGCCTGGCGATCGGCGCGACGCCGACGCCGATGAACTTCCGATTCCGCGCCGGCGAAGTGCGCGAGCTGCTGGACGACTCGGATGCGGCCGCACTGGTGTTCCCCACCAGCGCGGCCGGCACCGTCGCCGGCGCCCTCGGGGAGGCGGCCCGGACGCCGCTGGCCGTGCACGTACCCGACACCGACGAGGAGGAGGTGGTGCCCGGCATCTCGTGGCAGGAGGCGGTGGCCGCGCCGGGGGAGCTGCCCGCCTCAGCCCCCGACGACGGAGAGCTGTGGATCTACACCGGCGGCACGACGGGGCGTCCCAAGGCCGTCCGCTGGAACGTCGGCGACATGTTCGCCGCGCAGCTGACCCCCACCTACGCCATGGCAGGTCTGCCGTTCCCGGCCACGCTGGAGGAGGCGGTGGCCATCGCCGTCGACGCAGCCACCCCGCGCGTGGTGAATCTGCCGCTGGTGCCGTTCATGCACGGCACCGCGCTGACGACATCGATGAACACCTTCTCCCTCGGCGGCACGGTGCTGACGACCTCGTCGGCCGCCTTCGACCCGGACGCGGCGCTCGATCTGGCTGCCGCCCATGGTGCGAACCGGCTGATCGTCGCCGGCGACGCCGTCGCGCTTCCCCTCGTCGCGGCGGCCGAGCGCCGCAGCATCCGCCTGCCCGCCCTGCGCGTCGTGCAGAGTTCGGGCATGCGCTTCAGCGCGGCGGCCAAGCGCGGGCTGCACGCGATCGCTCCGGTCACGATCTTCGACATGCTCGCGTCGACCGAGGGCGGATTGTTCGCGCTGACCACGACGACCGGTCCGCAGGACCTCCCGGGCCGGCCGCGGCTCGTGCCCACCGCGACGGTGCGGGATGCCGAGGGGCGCGAGGTGCAGGACAGCCCGGGCGCGGTCGGGGTCCTCGCCCAGCGCGGCGCGCTGCCGCTGGGATACCACGGCGACGAGGAGAAGACCCGGGCGGGCTTCCCCGTCATCGACGGGGTGCGTCACGTCGTGCCGGGGGACTGGGTGAGGGTGCTGGAAGACCGCCACATCGAACTGCTGGGCCGGGGCAGCGGCGTCATCAACACCGGTGGCGAGAAGGTGTACCCGCAGGAGGTGGAGGAAGCACTCCTCGCGCATCCGGGGGTCGGCGATGCTGCCGTCGTCGGCGTGCCCGACGACCGGTTCGGCGAGATCGTCACCGCCGTGGTGACCCGTCGCGATCCCGGTCTGACCGCATCGGCCCTCATGGAGCACGTCGGATCTGCGCTGGCCGGGTACAAGAAGCCGCGACACATCGTGTTCCGCGGCTCCCTCGAGCGCACGCCGACCGGAAAGATCGTCCTCGACCGGCTTCGCGAGGAAGTCATCGCCGACCGCGCGCACCGCGCCGCCGACGGCGACACGTCCGCCGCCGAGGGAAGCCTCAGCGCTCCGCGAGAATCCGGTCGTACCACGCCAGCGTCGCCCGCGTGA
- a CDS encoding SDR family oxidoreductase, giving the protein MRLGGRVAIVTGAGRSLGRAYARALAAAGAAVVVNDLDADAAEGTVAEIADAGGRAVAVPGAVGPAATADALVDAAVQSFGRLDVMVANAGVLRDRVLWKMSDEDFDLVIDTHLRGSFTCGRAAAVRMREQGDGGRIVLIGSPAGQFGSFGQTNYAAAKAGLVAMARTWSLELARAGIAVNAVIPTALSPMTATIPAYTQVYEDFVATGSIPAEYRREHALGTPEDVASLIVWLASEASASVTGQAIGIGGDRLTLYAHPAVLRTVDREGGWSAEEIDAAWRGELSHLAQVSGPEAG; this is encoded by the coding sequence ATCAGACTGGGCGGCCGGGTCGCGATCGTGACCGGCGCCGGGCGCAGCCTCGGCCGCGCGTATGCGCGAGCGCTCGCCGCCGCCGGCGCGGCCGTGGTCGTCAACGACCTCGACGCCGACGCCGCCGAGGGCACCGTCGCCGAGATCGCCGACGCCGGTGGGCGGGCTGTGGCCGTCCCCGGCGCGGTCGGGCCGGCGGCCACCGCCGACGCACTGGTCGACGCGGCCGTGCAGTCGTTCGGCCGCCTGGACGTCATGGTCGCCAACGCCGGGGTGCTGCGCGACCGCGTGCTGTGGAAGATGTCGGATGAGGACTTCGACCTCGTCATCGACACGCATCTGCGGGGCTCCTTCACGTGCGGGCGCGCGGCGGCCGTGCGCATGCGCGAGCAGGGCGACGGCGGACGGATCGTGCTCATCGGCTCGCCGGCGGGGCAGTTCGGCAGCTTCGGCCAGACCAACTACGCCGCGGCGAAGGCGGGGCTGGTGGCGATGGCGCGGACGTGGTCGCTCGAGCTGGCACGCGCAGGGATCGCCGTCAACGCGGTCATCCCCACCGCCCTGTCGCCCATGACGGCCACGATCCCCGCCTACACCCAGGTGTACGAGGATTTCGTCGCGACCGGCAGCATCCCCGCCGAGTACCGGCGCGAGCATGCTCTGGGAACACCCGAGGATGTGGCTTCCCTCATCGTGTGGCTGGCATCCGAGGCGTCGGCCTCGGTCACCGGGCAGGCGATCGGCATCGGTGGCGACCGGCTGACGCTGTACGCCCACCCTGCCGTGCTGCGGACCGTCGACCGCGAAGGCGGGTGGAGCGCCGAGGAGATCGACGCCGCGTGGCGCGGCGAGCTCTCGCACCTCGCCCAGGTCTCAGGACCGGAGGCCGGCTGA
- a CDS encoding MaoC family dehydratase → MSANAVRVPIEELPTLTGVTFGPSEWMTVPQESVDQYAAVTGDRNPIHLDADFAAATPFGTRIAHGLLTLGLVVPMMAEVFEVTGASMGVNYGMNRVRFPAPVPVGSRIRVRGEVATVSEVPGGWQIETPVTFEIEGGTKPACVAELVLRYYA, encoded by the coding sequence ATGAGTGCGAACGCGGTGCGGGTGCCGATCGAAGAGTTGCCGACCCTGACGGGGGTGACGTTCGGGCCGAGCGAGTGGATGACGGTGCCCCAGGAGAGCGTCGACCAGTACGCCGCGGTGACGGGCGATCGCAACCCGATCCACCTGGACGCCGACTTCGCGGCGGCCACGCCGTTCGGCACACGCATCGCCCACGGACTGCTCACCCTCGGTCTGGTCGTGCCCATGATGGCCGAGGTCTTCGAGGTCACCGGCGCGAGCATGGGCGTCAACTACGGCATGAACAGGGTGCGCTTCCCCGCGCCGGTGCCGGTCGGCTCGCGCATCCGCGTGCGCGGCGAAGTGGCGACGGTCTCGGAGGTGCCCGGCGGGTGGCAGATCGAGACACCCGTGACCTTCGAGATCGAAGGCGGGACAAAGCCGGCCTGCGTGGCGGAGCTCGTCCTGAGGTACTACGCATGA
- a CDS encoding MarR family winged helix-turn-helix transcriptional regulator, translating into MTEAGGFVYVIKQLELALRPRLEAACAEAGMTAAQFTALTVLRRRPGTTSSDLARRSFVRAQTMAGTLEPLIEQGLVRREPDPGHRRRIRLFLTDAGVRAIDLLEPRVVELEQTLLTDLDEHERAQFAEYLRRARHAMRDEHR; encoded by the coding sequence ATGACCGAGGCCGGCGGATTCGTCTACGTGATCAAGCAGCTCGAACTCGCCCTCCGGCCCCGCCTGGAGGCGGCGTGCGCGGAGGCGGGGATGACGGCGGCGCAGTTCACCGCGCTGACGGTGCTGCGCCGGCGGCCGGGGACCACGAGCTCCGACCTGGCGCGCCGCTCCTTCGTGCGGGCGCAGACCATGGCCGGCACGCTGGAGCCGCTGATCGAACAGGGCCTGGTCCGCCGCGAACCCGATCCGGGGCATCGCCGCCGCATCCGGCTGTTCCTCACCGACGCCGGCGTACGGGCGATCGACCTGCTCGAGCCGCGCGTGGTCGAGCTGGAGCAGACGCTTCTGACCGACCTGGACGAGCACGAGCGCGCGCAGTTCGCCGAGTACCTCCGCCGGGCCCGCCACGCGATGCGCGACGAGCACCGCTGA
- the ligM gene encoding vanillate/3-O-methylgallate O-demethylase — translation MADNLQQLMDERGSIVQMLRDSKLGTYIYPVVPAEFTNWRREQKAWRHTAVLYDQTHHMVNFFISGPDALKLLSDTGINSFANFPVGTAKQFVPTASNGGVIGDGILFHETQGEYVYVGRAPAANWLQFHAETGGYDVQFRYDDRSPSRPYGKAVHREYYRFQIQGPNAWAIIEKLNGGTLEKVKFFHMGHLTIAGEQVSTLRHGMAGAPGLELWGPYEQHEKIRDAILSAGAEFGIEPCGSRAYSSNTLESGWIPSPLPAVYSGGDIERRYREWLPGNSYEAINALAGSFVSADIDDYYLNPWELGYGSFVKFDHDFIGREALEKIDPSAQRRKVTLAWNDEDLTKVLASVLDREGPGYQFFDLPNANYGSSNYDAVIDADGNTVGLSLFTGVTANEKRGLSLATVDADVPVGAEVRVVWGEPDGGSGKTTVEPHEQIAIRAIVSPVPYAETARTEYQGGWRTASAK, via the coding sequence ATGGCGGACAATCTGCAGCAGCTGATGGACGAGCGAGGGAGCATCGTCCAGATGCTCCGTGACTCCAAACTCGGCACCTACATCTACCCGGTGGTGCCGGCCGAGTTCACGAACTGGCGGCGCGAGCAGAAGGCATGGCGTCACACCGCCGTGCTGTACGACCAGACCCACCACATGGTCAACTTCTTCATCTCCGGCCCCGACGCCCTGAAGCTCCTGAGCGACACGGGCATCAACAGCTTCGCGAACTTCCCCGTCGGCACCGCGAAGCAGTTCGTGCCCACCGCATCCAACGGCGGCGTGATCGGCGACGGCATCCTGTTCCACGAGACCCAGGGCGAGTACGTGTACGTCGGCCGCGCGCCGGCGGCGAACTGGCTGCAGTTCCACGCCGAGACCGGCGGATACGACGTGCAGTTCCGTTACGACGACCGCTCCCCGTCGCGCCCGTACGGCAAGGCCGTGCACCGGGAGTACTACCGCTTCCAGATCCAGGGGCCGAACGCGTGGGCCATCATCGAGAAGCTCAACGGCGGGACCCTGGAGAAGGTCAAGTTCTTCCACATGGGTCACCTCACCATCGCCGGCGAGCAGGTGAGCACGCTCCGCCACGGGATGGCCGGAGCCCCCGGACTGGAGCTGTGGGGCCCGTACGAGCAGCACGAGAAGATCCGCGACGCGATCCTCTCCGCCGGCGCCGAGTTCGGGATCGAGCCGTGCGGTTCGCGCGCCTACTCCTCGAACACCCTGGAGTCGGGCTGGATCCCCTCGCCGCTTCCCGCCGTCTACAGCGGAGGCGACATCGAGCGCCGGTACCGCGAGTGGCTGCCGGGCAACAGCTACGAGGCCATCAACGCCCTCGCGGGATCGTTCGTCTCGGCCGACATCGACGACTACTACCTCAACCCGTGGGAGCTGGGGTACGGCTCGTTCGTGAAGTTCGACCACGACTTCATCGGTCGTGAGGCACTCGAGAAGATCGACCCGTCGGCGCAGCGCCGCAAGGTCACCCTCGCCTGGAATGACGAAGACCTCACCAAGGTGCTCGCGAGCGTTCTGGACCGCGAGGGCCCGGGCTACCAGTTCTTCGACCTGCCCAACGCCAACTACGGCTCGTCCAACTACGACGCCGTCATCGACGCGGACGGCAACACGGTCGGCCTGTCGCTGTTCACCGGCGTCACGGCGAACGAGAAGCGCGGCCTGTCGCTGGCGACGGTGGATGCGGATGTCCCCGTGGGTGCGGAAGTGCGCGTGGTGTGGGGTGAGCCCGACGGCGGCTCCGGCAAGACCACGGTCGAGCCGCACGAGCAGATCGCCATCCGCGCGATCGTGAGCCCGGTGCCGTACGCCGAGACCGCGCGCACCGAGTACCAGGGCGGCTGGCGCACCGCCAGCGCCAAGTAG
- a CDS encoding PIG-L deacetylase family protein has product MAEDALLVISAHAGDFVWRAAGAIAAATQRGERATVVCLSYGERGESASQWLQGKSLEEIKQIRRGEAEAAASALGADIEFLDLGDYPLRESPEAVARLVDVYRRVQPTVVLTHTLTDPYNGDHPAAARMALEARVLAQAIGVANSDGSFPTKDEIIGAPPVFFFEPHQPEQCDFRPDVLLDITDAFAQKRAAMECLPAQKHMWTYYTDLAVRRGVQLKRNAGPNLGLAHETMGEAYMRYFPQVTGTLA; this is encoded by the coding sequence ATGGCAGAGGACGCGCTTCTGGTGATCAGCGCTCACGCGGGCGACTTCGTCTGGCGTGCAGCCGGCGCCATCGCCGCAGCCACGCAGCGAGGAGAGCGGGCGACGGTCGTGTGCCTGAGCTACGGCGAGCGCGGCGAGTCGGCCAGCCAGTGGCTGCAGGGCAAGTCGCTCGAGGAGATCAAGCAGATCCGCCGCGGAGAGGCCGAAGCCGCGGCATCCGCCCTGGGCGCCGACATCGAGTTCCTCGATCTGGGCGACTACCCGCTGCGCGAGAGCCCCGAGGCCGTCGCGCGGCTCGTCGACGTCTACCGCCGCGTGCAGCCCACCGTCGTCCTCACGCACACCCTGACCGACCCGTACAACGGCGACCACCCCGCCGCCGCGCGCATGGCGCTGGAAGCGCGGGTGCTCGCGCAGGCGATCGGCGTGGCGAACTCGGACGGCTCGTTCCCGACGAAGGACGAGATCATCGGGGCGCCTCCGGTGTTCTTCTTCGAGCCCCACCAGCCCGAGCAGTGCGACTTCCGCCCCGACGTGTTGCTGGACATCACCGATGCGTTCGCGCAGAAGCGTGCCGCCATGGAGTGCCTGCCGGCGCAGAAGCACATGTGGACCTACTACACCGACCTCGCGGTGCGCCGCGGCGTGCAGCTCAAGCGCAACGCCGGCCCCAACCTGGGTCTCGCTCACGAGACGATGGGCGAGGCGTACATGCGCTACTTCCCGCAGGTCACCGGGACGCTTGCGTGA
- a CDS encoding 4-carboxy-4-hydroxy-2-oxoadipate aldolase/oxaloacetate decarboxylase, with the protein MNRPVIVTDIPRADAATVDALAVHGVATVHEAMGRTGLVGPGIRPIQDGVRTAGTAVTVLQAPGDNLMIHAAIEQCRAGDILVVATTSPSTDGAFGDLFATALTARGVRGLVTTGGVRDIADLRDMGFPVWSRAVHAQGTVKATPGSVNVPVVVEGAVVHAGDVVIADDDGVVVVPRAHAEAALTAADARVAKESADRDAYGSGRELSLDRKGLRPLLAELGVTYLTQAEYDDGGS; encoded by the coding sequence GTGAACCGGCCCGTCATCGTCACCGACATCCCCCGCGCCGACGCGGCGACGGTCGATGCGCTCGCCGTGCACGGCGTCGCGACGGTGCACGAGGCGATGGGCCGCACCGGCCTCGTGGGGCCCGGCATCCGCCCCATCCAGGACGGCGTCCGCACGGCGGGCACGGCCGTGACGGTCCTGCAGGCACCGGGCGACAACCTCATGATCCACGCGGCCATCGAGCAGTGCCGGGCCGGTGACATCCTCGTCGTCGCCACGACTTCGCCCTCCACCGACGGCGCCTTCGGTGACCTCTTCGCCACGGCACTGACGGCGCGCGGCGTCCGGGGCCTGGTCACCACCGGCGGCGTGCGCGACATCGCCGATCTCCGCGACATGGGCTTTCCGGTCTGGTCGCGCGCGGTCCACGCCCAGGGCACGGTCAAGGCGACGCCGGGATCGGTCAACGTCCCGGTCGTGGTCGAGGGGGCCGTCGTCCACGCCGGGGACGTCGTGATCGCCGATGACGACGGGGTCGTCGTCGTACCGCGCGCCCACGCGGAGGCCGCCCTGACCGCCGCCGACGCACGCGTGGCGAAGGAGTCGGCCGATCGCGACGCCTACGGCAGCGGGCGGGAGCTGAGCCTGGATCGCAAGGGACTGCGCCCGCTCCTGGCGGAACTCGGCGTGACCTACCTCACGCAGGCGGAGTACGACGATGGCGGCAGCTGA
- a CDS encoding 4-oxalomesaconate tautomerase: MAAADRFGAGIRCMLMRGGTSKGAFFLADDVPADPAVRDDLMLRVMGSPDPTQIDGLGGAHPLTSKVAIVSRSTHPDIDVDYLFLQVAVDEPVVADAQTCGNLLAAVGPFALERGLVAASEPRTTVRIRLLNTGDVASATFATPGGAPEYDGDVAIDGVPGTAGGISLEVTGGDKALLPTGHVSEEIAGHRVTLIDNGMPVVLLRADEFGVAGDESPEELEARPDLHDALESVRLEAGRRMGLGDVTAQTVPKMILLSPPTHGGAIATRAFIPSRVHTSIGVLMAASVAAGIRLPGAVGADLAELTGDVTDIEHPTGTFPATVTVSHADEGRWLASSVSTRTARKIFDGTVFPRPRP; this comes from the coding sequence ATGGCGGCAGCTGACCGCTTCGGCGCCGGCATCCGCTGCATGCTGATGCGCGGCGGCACCTCCAAGGGCGCGTTCTTCCTGGCCGACGACGTGCCGGCCGATCCCGCCGTACGCGACGATCTCATGCTGCGTGTCATGGGCAGCCCCGACCCCACCCAGATCGACGGGCTGGGCGGCGCGCACCCGCTCACCTCCAAGGTCGCGATCGTCTCGAGATCGACGCATCCGGACATCGACGTGGACTATTTGTTCCTGCAGGTCGCGGTGGACGAGCCCGTCGTCGCCGACGCCCAGACGTGCGGCAACCTGCTCGCCGCCGTGGGTCCGTTCGCCCTCGAGCGCGGGCTCGTCGCCGCCTCCGAGCCCCGCACCACCGTCCGCATCCGGCTCCTGAACACCGGCGACGTCGCCTCGGCGACGTTCGCGACGCCAGGCGGCGCACCCGAGTACGACGGCGACGTCGCGATCGACGGCGTGCCCGGCACGGCCGGCGGCATCTCGCTCGAGGTGACCGGAGGCGATAAGGCGCTCCTGCCCACCGGACACGTGAGCGAGGAGATCGCCGGGCACCGCGTGACCCTCATCGACAACGGGATGCCGGTGGTGCTGCTGCGGGCGGACGAGTTCGGGGTCGCCGGCGACGAGAGCCCGGAAGAACTGGAGGCGCGCCCCGACCTGCACGATGCGCTCGAGAGCGTCCGCCTCGAAGCCGGCCGGCGCATGGGGCTGGGGGATGTGACCGCCCAGACCGTGCCGAAGATGATCCTGCTCTCCCCGCCCACGCACGGCGGGGCCATCGCCACGCGCGCGTTCATCCCCTCCCGCGTGCACACCTCGATCGGCGTGCTCATGGCGGCGTCGGTGGCCGCCGGCATCCGACTGCCCGGCGCCGTCGGCGCTGACCTCGCCGAGCTCACCGGCGACGTCACCGACATCGAACACCCCACGGGGACCTTCCCCGCCACTGTCACGGTGTCGCACGCTGACGAGGGCCGCTGGCTCGCGTCATCGGTCTCCACGCGCACCGCCCGCAAGATCTTCGACGGCACGGTCTTTCCCCGGCCGCGCCCCTGA
- a CDS encoding VOC family protein, translated as MATSENYDIAHLGGVELFTPKFEESLHFFRDLLAMREVARIGDSAYLRCWDEYQLYTLKLTASDTNGVGRTLYRASGPEALERRVAAIEKTGLGHGWRDPEVGVGRSYEFEDPDGHLMGIYYDTELYVADDEDRPALKNQASAFPGRGVNVRRMDHINYLAADVNAAGEFWRDVMCARESERVRLDDGRYGAWWFRFNQKSYDVVYSDDWTKQRGRFHHFALAPDTREDILKAADIFLENGVHIEYGPYKHAINQTFFLYVWEPGGNRIELANAGARLILDPDWPVVEWTQAERAKGQAWGMKTIPTFHTHGTPYVEGQEELDRKALAGEL; from the coding sequence ATGGCCACCAGCGAGAATTACGACATCGCCCACCTCGGCGGAGTCGAACTGTTCACCCCGAAGTTCGAGGAGAGCCTGCACTTCTTCCGCGACCTGCTCGCGATGCGGGAGGTCGCCCGCATCGGCGACTCCGCCTACCTGCGCTGCTGGGACGAGTACCAGCTGTACACGCTCAAGCTCACGGCATCCGACACCAACGGGGTGGGACGCACGCTGTACCGCGCGTCGGGCCCGGAGGCGCTGGAGCGCCGTGTCGCAGCGATCGAGAAGACCGGGCTCGGGCACGGCTGGCGTGATCCGGAGGTGGGAGTCGGGCGCTCGTACGAGTTCGAGGACCCGGACGGCCACCTGATGGGCATCTACTACGACACCGAGCTGTACGTCGCCGACGACGAGGACCGGCCGGCACTGAAGAACCAGGCCTCGGCGTTCCCCGGTCGCGGCGTGAACGTGCGGCGCATGGACCACATCAACTACCTCGCCGCCGACGTGAACGCGGCCGGGGAGTTCTGGCGCGACGTCATGTGCGCCCGCGAGTCCGAGCGCGTGCGGCTGGACGACGGGCGGTACGGGGCGTGGTGGTTCCGGTTCAACCAGAAGTCGTACGACGTGGTGTACTCCGACGACTGGACGAAGCAGCGCGGGCGCTTCCACCACTTCGCCCTCGCCCCCGACACGCGCGAAGACATCCTCAAGGCCGCCGACATCTTCCTCGAGAACGGCGTGCACATCGAGTACGGCCCGTACAAGCACGCCATCAACCAGACGTTCTTCCTGTACGTGTGGGAGCCCGGCGGCAACCGCATCGAGCTCGCCAACGCCGGCGCGCGGCTGATCCTCGACCCCGACTGGCCCGTCGTGGAGTGGACGCAGGCCGAGCGCGCGAAGGGTCAGGCGTGGGGCATGAAGACGATCCCCACGTTCCACACCCACGGCACGCCGTACGTCGAGGGCCAGGAGGAGCTGGACCGGAAGGCCCTCGCCGGCGAGCTCTGA